Proteins from a genomic interval of Fuerstiella sp.:
- a CDS encoding ATP-dependent Clp protease ATP-binding subunit has product MYERFTDRARKVMQLANQEAQRFNHEYIGTEHVLLGLVKEGSGVAANVLKNLDIDLRKIRIEVEKIVQTGPDMVTMGKLPQTPRAKKVIEYAMEEARNLNHNYVGTEHLLLGLLREQEGVAAQVLMNLGMKLEDVRDEVLNLLGHGLEAAEAGGGGERTEGSSQRSGSRSKTPALDSFGRDLSELAKQKKLDPVIGREREIERVIQILCRRQKNNPVLLGEAGVGKTAIVEGFAQMVVDGNVPDLLAERRIIVLDLAMMVAGTKYRGQFEERIKAVMNEVRRARNTILFIDELHTLVGAGGAEGAIDASNVLKPALSRGELQVIGATTLDEYRKYIEKDGALERRFQTVMVNPPSPEQAVEILKGLRERYEEHHRVQITDDALETAVEMSTRYITSRCLPDKAIDVIDESGARIRLKSMVRPPDLKEIEDEIQRLNQAKEDAVAEQQFEKAASLRDQADKLRRKKDQLTEEWREKSRKTDGVVDAEVVAEVVAKMTGIPLTRLSSEDAVRLLQMEDELHKRVISQDEPITQVCKAVRRSRSGLKDPKRPTGAFLFSGPTGVGKTLLAKTLAEFMFGDEDALIQIDMSEYMEKHNVSRLIGAPPGYVGYEEGGQLTEKIRRRPYAVVLLDEIEKAHHDVFNMLLQIMEEGHLTDSFGRTVDFKNVVVIMTTNAGANQMAHGGSMGLHTLRDTDEEQSYDDMKKNLMHELQKQFKPEFLGRLDEVVVFRKLTRSELMEIVDIELAKVYDRLMERGLRLVLSNEARGFIIDKGEVDDGLDYGARPLRRSVERFIEDTLSEELLRGTFEGKNVINVSVTEVGDQKQLRFDGDFEEPPETVEEGELAGVGSGEESTDDQ; this is encoded by the coding sequence ATGTACGAAAGATTTACAGACCGGGCTCGCAAAGTGATGCAGCTGGCCAATCAGGAAGCCCAGCGATTCAATCACGAATACATCGGCACTGAACACGTCCTGCTGGGACTGGTCAAAGAGGGTTCCGGCGTTGCTGCGAATGTCCTGAAGAACCTGGACATCGACCTCCGCAAGATTCGAATCGAAGTCGAGAAGATTGTTCAGACCGGTCCCGACATGGTCACAATGGGCAAACTCCCGCAAACGCCGCGTGCAAAAAAGGTCATCGAGTATGCCATGGAAGAAGCGCGGAACCTGAACCACAACTATGTTGGCACGGAGCATCTGCTTCTCGGCCTGCTGCGGGAACAGGAAGGTGTTGCGGCACAGGTCTTAATGAATCTGGGAATGAAACTTGAAGATGTTCGTGACGAAGTCCTGAATCTTCTTGGGCACGGACTGGAAGCCGCCGAAGCAGGAGGTGGCGGTGAACGGACTGAGGGCAGTTCACAGCGAAGCGGAAGCCGCAGCAAAACGCCTGCCCTAGACAGCTTTGGTCGAGATCTGAGTGAACTGGCAAAGCAAAAGAAACTGGACCCGGTGATCGGCCGCGAACGCGAAATCGAACGTGTGATTCAGATTCTTTGCCGTCGTCAAAAAAACAACCCGGTCCTGCTGGGTGAGGCCGGTGTCGGCAAGACTGCCATCGTGGAAGGCTTTGCCCAAATGGTCGTTGACGGGAATGTTCCCGATCTCCTTGCAGAACGTCGTATCATTGTCCTGGACTTGGCAATGATGGTCGCGGGTACCAAGTACCGTGGTCAGTTCGAAGAACGTATCAAAGCGGTGATGAATGAAGTTCGCCGCGCGCGTAACACCATTCTTTTCATTGATGAGCTGCACACGCTTGTCGGAGCCGGTGGTGCAGAAGGCGCCATTGACGCTTCCAACGTTTTAAAACCGGCGCTCAGTCGTGGCGAACTCCAGGTGATCGGAGCCACAACACTGGATGAATATCGCAAGTACATCGAAAAAGACGGAGCACTCGAACGACGTTTCCAGACAGTAATGGTCAATCCTCCGTCACCCGAACAGGCCGTGGAAATCCTCAAAGGCCTGCGCGAACGTTATGAAGAACATCACCGGGTGCAGATCACGGATGATGCACTGGAAACAGCTGTCGAAATGTCGACTCGTTACATCACCTCCCGCTGTCTGCCGGACAAAGCCATCGACGTCATTGATGAATCGGGGGCCCGTATCCGTCTGAAATCGATGGTGCGGCCTCCGGATCTCAAGGAAATCGAAGATGAAATTCAGCGACTGAACCAGGCCAAAGAAGACGCCGTGGCAGAACAGCAGTTTGAAAAAGCGGCGTCGCTGCGTGATCAGGCCGATAAGCTCCGGCGAAAGAAAGACCAGCTAACCGAAGAATGGCGTGAAAAATCACGCAAGACAGACGGTGTGGTGGACGCTGAAGTTGTGGCCGAAGTGGTGGCCAAGATGACCGGAATTCCACTCACTCGACTCTCCAGCGAAGACGCCGTCCGCCTCCTGCAAATGGAAGACGAACTTCACAAACGTGTGATCAGTCAGGATGAACCGATCACACAGGTCTGCAAAGCCGTCCGACGAAGCCGCAGCGGCCTGAAGGATCCTAAACGACCAACCGGTGCGTTTCTGTTTTCCGGCCCCACCGGAGTCGGTAAAACACTGCTGGCCAAGACCTTGGCCGAATTTATGTTCGGAGACGAAGATGCACTGATCCAGATCGACATGTCCGAGTACATGGAAAAACACAACGTCAGCCGACTGATCGGTGCTCCTCCTGGATACGTGGGCTATGAAGAAGGTGGTCAGCTCACCGAAAAAATTCGCCGGCGCCCTTATGCAGTTGTGCTGCTGGATGAGATCGAAAAAGCTCATCATGATGTATTCAATATGTTGCTGCAGATCATGGAAGAAGGGCATTTGACCGACAGCTTCGGCCGAACGGTCGACTTCAAAAATGTTGTTGTGATCATGACCACCAATGCCGGAGCCAACCAAATGGCCCACGGCGGCAGTATGGGACTCCACACTCTTCGTGATACGGATGAGGAGCAGTCTTATGACGACATGAAGAAAAACCTGATGCACGAACTGCAGAAGCAGTTCAAACCGGAATTCCTTGGACGTCTGGACGAAGTCGTCGTATTCCGTAAACTGACCCGCTCAGAACTCATGGAAATCGTGGACATCGAACTGGCTAAGGTTTACGACAGACTGATGGAACGAGGCCTGCGTCTGGTGCTAAGCAATGAAGCACGCGGGTTTATTATCGATAAAGGCGAAGTGGACGACGGCCTGGATTACGGTGCTCGACCACTACGACGGAGTGTTGAGCGTTTCATCGAAGACACACTGTCTGAAGAACTGCTGCGAGGCACATTCGAAGGCAAAAATGTGATCAACGTGTCTGTCACTGAAGTCGGGGATCAAAAGCAGCTGAGGTTTGACGGTGACTTTGAAGAACCACCGGAAACAGTCGAAGAAGGAGAACTGGCCGGAGTCGGGTCCGGTGAGGAATCGACGGATGATCAGTAG
- a CDS encoding ABC transporter permease, which translates to MTTDSGFDTPASSQTVPPPDPPRKTDEGVSVHLSEMSISAGGRSLLCNSAAEFPGGCVSLIIGCSGVGKSLLLRILAGLIDSSDDAIRWTGQIDRQSSSGPRPDSSAAVVFQNYALFDELTPRENVEIALDHTASPSATQASVSDRASGLLDQLGVPTDRPTSVLSGGQQQRLAIARAVAMDTDIILYDEPTSGLDAATAERVARLIRSTQEQFRRTSVIITHDFQALKTIADRIYVLNHVRHSLEEIPREQWDRLSKAIGDPPDVDTDSPPQPGLPAKLMSAGSRFLGRSGQSIEEIVRLPWSLLPMWNSFRWGLRSTRHYLGLVAGPSACVYITIAGIIIGFVSQDFIFRYLPFRQYTEPLLIENLLHATGFSLYRFLVPLLCTILIAARSGAAVAADIGSKVYGNQIDAMKTIGIDPERSLRTPILYAFLLGTPLLTLLSYAAATLTAAVAFLATHADQGVVFWDAHYHKELRDPAAVFYCGSNWLIAKLLCCAAGIAMVAWNCGSTPKQSGPEISTGVTRTILWSTLLVLLVHLLFSLLEFQAPV; encoded by the coding sequence ATGACAACCGATTCCGGCTTTGATACTCCCGCCAGTTCACAAACGGTCCCCCCCCCTGATCCCCCCCGAAAGACGGATGAGGGAGTCTCCGTTCATTTATCAGAAATGTCCATCAGCGCAGGCGGGCGTTCACTGCTGTGCAACTCTGCAGCAGAATTTCCGGGCGGATGCGTCAGTCTGATCATTGGCTGCAGCGGTGTTGGCAAATCACTGCTACTGCGAATTCTCGCGGGCCTAATCGACTCGTCTGACGATGCTATCAGATGGACCGGTCAAATTGACCGTCAATCGTCCTCCGGCCCCCGCCCCGATTCTTCAGCGGCGGTCGTGTTCCAGAACTATGCGCTGTTCGACGAACTGACGCCACGGGAAAACGTGGAAATCGCACTGGATCACACAGCCTCCCCTTCTGCCACACAAGCCAGCGTCAGCGATCGGGCCTCAGGTCTCCTGGACCAGCTCGGAGTCCCCACCGATCGACCAACCTCCGTGTTAAGCGGCGGTCAGCAACAGCGTCTTGCCATTGCCAGAGCCGTTGCAATGGATACCGATATCATTCTCTATGACGAGCCAACATCCGGTCTGGATGCCGCCACGGCCGAACGAGTAGCCCGGCTGATCCGGTCAACACAGGAACAGTTCCGGCGGACTTCGGTGATTATCACTCATGACTTCCAGGCACTAAAGACGATCGCAGACCGGATCTATGTCCTGAATCATGTTCGTCATTCTCTTGAAGAAATCCCGCGCGAGCAATGGGACCGGTTAAGCAAAGCTATTGGCGACCCGCCTGACGTCGACACCGACAGCCCGCCACAACCCGGCCTACCAGCTAAACTCATGTCGGCGGGGTCGCGTTTTCTTGGTCGCAGCGGACAGTCCATTGAAGAAATCGTGAGGTTGCCCTGGTCACTGCTGCCGATGTGGAACAGCTTCCGCTGGGGACTTCGAAGCACACGTCACTATCTGGGTCTGGTCGCCGGTCCGTCGGCCTGTGTCTACATCACGATTGCCGGAATCATCATCGGTTTCGTGTCTCAGGATTTTATTTTTCGTTATTTGCCCTTTCGTCAGTACACGGAACCTCTGCTGATTGAAAACCTGCTGCATGCAACCGGTTTTTCACTTTACCGATTCCTGGTGCCGCTTCTGTGCACGATTCTGATCGCTGCCCGGTCTGGAGCTGCGGTGGCCGCCGATATTGGCAGTAAGGTCTATGGAAATCAGATCGATGCGATGAAAACAATCGGCATTGATCCCGAACGATCACTGCGGACACCCATTCTCTATGCTTTTCTGCTGGGAACTCCACTGCTGACACTGCTGAGTTATGCAGCAGCAACGCTCACTGCAGCAGTCGCATTTCTGGCCACCCATGCCGATCAGGGTGTGGTATTCTGGGATGCACACTACCACAAAGAGCTGCGTGACCCGGCAGCAGTATTCTACTGCGGAAGCAACTGGTTAATTGCGAAGCTGCTGTGTTGCGCCGCCGGAATCGCAATGGTCGCCTGGAACTGTGGATCAACACCAAAGCAATCCGGACCGGAAATCAGTACCGGTGTCACGCGAACAATTCTCTGGTCAACGTTACTCGTCCTGCTGGTCCACCTGCTGTTCTCCCTGCTGGAATTCCAGGCTCCGGTTTGA
- a CDS encoding thiamine phosphate synthase, whose translation MLAQNGQAFGVFKLPCDDAELLLTPSVFRILQRVAECCGSEELAQCTGHLICVLLEQECPAGDLLRSAGVTTDDVATNFFTPAKEFSTATHSDTDASVAVRSLHLPSGMVRIIEETRRIARMDLRSAAISSQHLLSAMLQFNTPVCRTLRQHGVTAELLLTNCGIQEAEADSVTVRVTSGAEVESSGAADHRMLSHDSCKPSRVLDACMNRAREGIRVLEDCARFVTDDSALVRELKDLRHRLAVSEQKLAATDPDRVHSHSVVLERDVPGDCGTGLTGSVEQIRHGTIDIVNANSKRIQESLRSLEEFGKLISSEFSVEMKQLRYRAYEIHQRMLTGVVFGYFRLKRLGQATVCVLITEQGCRHGWKQVVESCLQGGADMIQLREKHLDDSELLSRAKWLAQICHEAGALCIVNDRSDIAYLSGADGVHLGQQDCCVKDVRRVVGADLLIGLSTHNAADIDSAAAHAADYLGVGPVFASSTKHFDSLAGPELMATAGFVTKPWFAIGGIDRNRVEQVAGAGAQRIAVSSAVIGAEEPDRIVRDLSEWFNDV comes from the coding sequence ATGCTTGCGCAAAATGGACAGGCGTTTGGAGTTTTCAAGTTGCCTTGTGATGACGCTGAGCTCCTGTTGACACCGTCTGTTTTCCGAATTTTGCAGCGCGTTGCAGAATGCTGTGGGTCTGAAGAACTCGCTCAGTGTACCGGTCATCTGATTTGTGTCCTGCTCGAGCAGGAATGTCCGGCAGGCGATTTGTTGAGGTCCGCCGGTGTGACCACAGACGATGTCGCCACAAATTTCTTTACTCCGGCAAAAGAATTTTCCACTGCGACACACAGCGATACTGATGCTTCAGTTGCTGTGAGAAGCCTGCATCTCCCGTCCGGGATGGTCCGAATCATTGAGGAAACGCGACGAATCGCCCGTATGGATCTGCGGTCTGCAGCAATTTCCAGTCAACATCTGCTTTCAGCGATGCTGCAGTTCAATACTCCTGTCTGCCGGACGTTGCGCCAACACGGGGTGACTGCGGAGTTATTGCTGACAAACTGCGGTATACAGGAAGCCGAGGCTGATTCCGTCACCGTTCGGGTGACTTCCGGAGCAGAGGTAGAAAGTTCGGGCGCTGCTGATCACAGAATGCTCAGCCATGATTCGTGTAAGCCTTCACGTGTGCTGGATGCCTGTATGAACCGGGCTCGGGAAGGAATTCGTGTGCTTGAGGACTGTGCACGTTTCGTCACGGACGACAGCGCGCTGGTAAGGGAGTTGAAGGATCTGCGGCACCGTCTGGCGGTTTCTGAGCAGAAACTGGCGGCGACTGATCCGGACCGTGTTCACAGTCATTCTGTGGTTTTGGAACGGGATGTCCCGGGAGACTGCGGAACGGGTCTCACGGGGTCTGTGGAACAGATCCGCCACGGGACAATAGATATTGTGAATGCCAATTCAAAAAGGATCCAGGAATCTCTGCGCAGCCTCGAAGAATTTGGCAAGCTGATAAGCTCTGAGTTCTCTGTCGAAATGAAGCAGTTGCGTTACCGGGCTTACGAAATTCATCAACGCATGCTGACCGGAGTCGTTTTCGGCTATTTCCGCCTAAAACGACTTGGGCAGGCAACCGTTTGTGTACTGATCACTGAACAGGGGTGTCGGCACGGATGGAAGCAGGTTGTCGAATCCTGCCTGCAGGGAGGAGCTGATATGATTCAGCTTCGTGAGAAACATCTGGACGATTCCGAACTTCTGTCGCGAGCGAAATGGCTGGCTCAGATCTGTCATGAGGCCGGTGCGTTGTGCATTGTCAATGATCGATCCGATATTGCTTACCTTAGCGGAGCAGACGGAGTCCATCTGGGGCAGCAGGACTGCTGCGTGAAAGACGTCCGGCGCGTGGTTGGTGCCGATTTGTTGATTGGTCTGTCCACCCACAATGCTGCAGACATTGACTCAGCGGCGGCGCATGCAGCGGACTATCTGGGTGTCGGACCGGTATTCGCGTCCAGTACCAAACACTTTGACAGCCTGGCAGGACCGGAATTAATGGCTACAGCCGGGTTTGTGACAAAGCCCTGGTTTGCGATTGGCGGAATTGATCGGAATCGTGTCGAGCAGGTTGC